Sequence from the Fulvivirga ligni genome:
AAAGGTACCGCAGGAAAGCCTGCTCCATTCTCCAAATTGGTGACTGGATAATTGGTGAAAGCATAACGAACAGCCACTGGCTTCTTCACTTCCTTGCTGCTTACAATGATTTGATTGCCAGATATTTGAGCATGAGCTGGATGAAATACCTGATCCTCTCCTGCCACTTCAAAAAACTTGGGTGCTGCGCCATCATTGGTTTTTAATCCACCGGTTACCGTGCCTGGTTGGAAGGTGACAATGGCCTGGCTTTTATTGAATTCTGCTGACTCAAAGTGTGGGCCCTGATAAGCTACATTCAACTGTCCATAGTATCTGTTTAGGGCTGTTTTTTCTAGCCTTACACCAATTGGCTTTTTGTTTTTCGGGTGCAGGTCTTTAGCTTCCCCCACATCCATGGTGATGACCATTTCTGTATTGCCCATATCAGTAATGGCTTCCTGAGCTTCTCTGAAGAAAGCATAATCGGCCATGGTTGGATCCTCAATATCATAATAATAAGGAGCTACCTGAACAAAATAGAATGGTAATTCTCCTTGTTGAAAAGCATCTCGCCAGCTGCTGATCATCTTGTACATGAGCTGAGTATACTGGCTTCTGTCGTCTCGGTTAGACTCTCCCTGATACCAGCAGAAGCCTGAGATAGAGAGGTTTTTAAAAGGGTGTATAACGGCATTATATAACAAAAAAGGCCTTGTTACTTTTTCGAAGCTGAAGCCACCATCAATCTTCTCCTTGCTTTTGTCAGACTCCAGGTATGGTTGAAGATAGGCTTTATTCAACACCGGATCAGCGGCCAACACCTCCCTGGGCACATACGCCTGAGCTGCAGAAGCTCCTATACCGGTAAAAACTATACCTACCGGAATGTTAAGGTCCTTTTGTAGTTCTGTACCAAAGAAATAGGCTACTGCGGAAAACTTCTTGGCTGATACTGAATCGCATACCTTCCATTCACCAGATATATTCATCAAAGGGTCATTGCTGAAGTTAAGGCCGGCAGAGAAAAGCCTCACCTGAGGATGTGATGCCTTGGCCAGTTCCTCCCTGGCATTGGGCACCTCATGTAATCCAAATTGCATATTGGACTGCCCGCTACAAATCCAAACATCACCGATTAA
This genomic interval carries:
- a CDS encoding sialate O-acetylesterase, with protein sequence MKKLLLINLLLAFAVISYGQDLSFADPLGEHMVIQQNKPFKVWGTAKSGTSVEISADWLSSSVTVKADEDGQFIGIITVPAIKKGDFKNHWLSIGSEGQTKKLEDVLIGDVWICSGQSNMQFGLHEVPNAREELAKASHPQVRLFSAGLNFSNDPLMNISGEWKVCDSVSAKKFSAVAYFFGTELQKDLNIPVGIVFTGIGASAAQAYVPREVLAADPVLNKAYLQPYLESDKSKEKIDGGFSFEKVTRPFLLYNAVIHPFKNLSISGFCWYQGESNRDDRSQYTQLMYKMISSWRDAFQQGELPFYFVQVAPYYYDIEDPTMADYAFFREAQEAITDMGNTEMVITMDVGEAKDLHPKNKKPIGVRLEKTALNRYYGQLNVAYQGPHFESAEFNKSQAIVTFQPGTVTGGLKTNDGAAPKFFEVAGEDQVFHPAHAQISGNQIIVSSKEVKKPVAVRYAFTNYPVTNLENGAGFPAVPFRSDNWPEPPVKKK